Sequence from the Leptospira johnsonii genome:
CAGGGGAGAATACCCCTACAATGGCTCTACTTGCTGATTGAGTCGAACCGACTCCTGAACCTGCAAGAGTACCAAAGATCACGAATACCCATTGTACCGAGATATCTACTCCTAGTCCGTTCACAAAACCTGTGATCTCTCTGACGAAATAAATTCCTATCAGACATAGTATCCAAAAGACCAAAGTGATATTGAAAGTTTTTTTGGCTCCGATCTTATCCTGAACGAACCCAAAGAATATCGCACCTATCATCGCAAAAAATTGAAGCAATATGAATAATGCAGTCTCTTGTCCGGAAGTGATCTTGATCTCTTGGTTTCCGTATAAAAAAGCGAATGCAATTACGATCGCAAGCGCCGCCATGGAGAAGAATAGAGAGATCAGATAAATTACTAGGTCTTTAAAATGTCTTATCGATTTAATACTCTCTGATAATTGTTTAAAACCGATAGTGAGATAACTTTCTCCCTCCGGTATTTTAATAGCCGGTTGGTATTCTTTCAAAAGTAAGAATGTTGGAATTCCAGCAAGCAAGAAGAACAACGCTGTAAGAGGTCCTACAAATCTAAGAGAACCGTAGATCGCAGGATCGATCGAAGGTGCCACGAAAGTCTGGACCAAGAATACGGAGAGAAGTCCTCCCATATATCCGACTCCCCAAGCATAACCTGAAATTTTTCCTAATTCTTCTTTAGGACCTAAATGAGGTAGGAAGGAAGAGGCAAAATTCTCTCCGGAAGCAAAGAAGAAGTTAGAAAGAATGATCAGACCAAAACCAAGTTCCCAAGAACCTGGAGTGGAAACTAACCAAAAAGCTGCGGTGCTGATCACACAACTGATATAACTCCAGAAAAGGAATGTTTTCTTCTTAGCGGAGAAGTCGGAGATAGCGCCGAATAACGGACCGGTCACTACTACTAATAAATAAGAGAAAAATAAAGCTAGTCCGAATAAAAAATTCCCATCCTCATAAGGATTTGTCGGATTGGAGGAGGTTGGAACGATTACTTCCGCGAAAACTCTGCAGTAGATGACTGTTATAATTACCGTGGTATAACTAGAATTGGCGAAATCGAACATGCACCATCCGAAAATTTCCCTTAAGGGAGCGCGTTTGGTTACTTGCATTCTGTAGGTTTCCTTTATGGAATTTCCGAATGAGGATGAGCTCGAAAGTCCGGCTGTCAACGAGAAATATCCCTCCTGGAATCCGTTAAAATTCGTTTATCAGATGGAAAAAAATTCTCTTGATCCGAGCCTTCTTATGTTTAGCCTGAGTGATGGTTTTGCTTTCGGCGTCCAATAAATAGAAGTCCTGATGAATTCTTCCGATTTTAATCAAATAGACCTGAACGCCCTGATGCGACCTAGAAAGGTTTGCGTATGCAACCAAGTATCCGAAGAGGATATTACAAATTCTATCCGTAGAGGTAATGACACTTTGGGTAAATTGATGAGAGACACAAATTGTTGTACCGGTTGTGGTACTTGCAGAGGAAGAGTTCTCAAATTGCTTTCCGATACCCTCACTTCTAAACCCCAATGAGCCGTACTTTTTTAGCTGTGAATATGGCGACGACCTTAGACGGAAAGGTATGTCGTCCCGACGGAAAATGGTACGGTCTTTCTTCCAGAAACGATAAAAGAAGAATGGATCAAATCCGTTCCGAAGCAGATGCTCTCATCCTCGGAAAAAATAGCATACTCAACGACGATCCAGTCACTCATCTAAGATATGTGGAATCTGAAAAGGAGCCTAGAGCGATTCTATTAGTTCGAACAGGGACACTTCCTTCCGATAAAAAAGTATTCCATTTTTCTAAAGTAAAACCTTTGTTATTCTGCACTTCTAAAAATGAATCCCAGGTTAGATCCGAATTATCCGAATTTGCGGAGATACTCCCACTACAGGGAGAAGATCTGGATCCGGAGATCGTCCTGAAAGAATTGGAAAAAAGAGGATATTACAAAATACTCTTAGAAGGCGGTCCCAGACTAAATGATTCCTTTTTTAGAAAGGGACTAGTGGATAGACTCTATCTTACTATAGTTCCATTCTTTATTGGACAATTCGGCCTACCTTCCATCACAGGCGGAGAATCCGCATATCATAACTTTGACAAAGCGGATTGGAAACTTGTGTCTTCCGAACAGAAAGAACAGGAAGTATTTTTGATATACGACAAACAAAACAACCCGGAATAAAAATGAACGAAGGAAGTCATTTTTTACACAGATGGTTTTTCTTGGGGATCAGGAGTATTCTGGTATTAGTCTTCCTTCTTCTTATCTATTACCAAACCTTTCCTGAAAAAAGGATCTTATTCAGAGAGAACAAACTAGTCTATCTACCTGAAAACTTAGAATCAGTTCCGCTTGAGAACGATTGGGTAAGGTTAGAAGAATTGCCTCCCGGGAGTTTGGAGTATTTGGTAGAAATAGAAGATTACAGATTCTACAGACATAGCGGTTATTCTTTGGCGGATATACAATCTTCCGTCATACAAGCAGTCTTTTTGTTCAGAAGGTTAAGAGGTGCAAGTACTTTAGACCAACAGCTTGCCAGAACATTATTTTTATCCAGAGACAAAACCTTAACTCGCAAGTTGAAAGAGATCAGGATCGCACAAGCTTTGGATGAAGAGTTAGGCAAAAAGGGAGTTTTAGAATATTATTTGAATTTGGTGTATTGGGGCAGGGGACTGAACGGGATATATAGATCTTCCAAATATTATTTTAATAAACATCCAGGAAAACTTCTCCCCAGAGAATTCAAAGCTTTGGTACAAATATTAAAAAAACCGGATGCATATTCCAGAGAAGAAGTCAGAGCGCTTTCTTTAGAATATTAAAACTCGGATCGGCGGCATAGGACTTAGAGAAAAATCCGAAAATCCGGTACCTTCTTCTTCCTAAAAACTTCTTCTTTTTCTTTGAAAAAAAGTAGACTTTCGAGGTCGGCAGGGAATACTGGTTATAGATTCTCGGTGGTTATAGAGAGAGGGTCACACCCGTTCCCATCCCGAACACGGAAGTTAAGCCTCTCATCGCTGATGGTACTGCATGGTTCGCTGTGTGGGAGAGTAGGACGTTGCCGGGTTTCTACCGCAATCATATAAGGCCGGATTCACCTCCGGCCTTTTTTATCTCTTCTGACATTTCCCTAAAACTAAAGTTTCAATCCAGATCGGGGATCCTATCTAAGCAATCGATTCTGTGTAGATCGGAATTCTGAACGTCAAGTATAAAGTTTGGAATACGGCCGATCTATCTAAAGACCATTAGAAATAGTGAATATATTTCGTATTAGATTGCCTATGGAATATCGAGCGTTCGAAAAAAGATATTTCCAAATGAAATTTTTTTCCAAAATCTGCATCGGATTTATTTTGTAAGCTTGACGAGCGCAAGACTCGATAGTAGAATGCGGACCGCTCTGAAAGGTATGGACCCGGGGAGTTAATGTTAGATTAGATGGGCATTTTATATCCTACATACGGGTTCCAGTTGATGTACTATGGCGGTTGATTCCTGACTGTGTTTGGTCGGGAGGAATTCCCCTCCCGACCCACCTTTTTAAAACGATTCTAATATAATTTTTTTGAAATATAGGAAATTAATTTCGTTTTAGTGAACTTCTCAATCCGTTCAATCATAAACGGATCAATAAATATTTTTCGGTCCGGGAATATTTCAGGATCGCAAATTCTTTTTCAATCTAGATCCTTGTCGAACCATTCGATTTAGGAGCCGATAGAATGTATCGTAAGCCGATATATCTTTTAAAATTCATAACTAGTGTTCTTTTTGCAGGTCTGCTTATTTTAAGTGGGACTTCTCTTTCTGCTGAATCCCAATGCCAAGGTTTATCCAAAGGTCAATGTGAATCCGATTCGGATTGCACTTGGGTTTCCGGTTATTCGAAACAAGATGGAACTAATGTAGATGCTTATTGTAGGGCTAAACCTGGTAAAGCTTCTGATTCAGGTGATTCGGTAAAAAAGTCCAAGGCTAAAAAGTCCAAAGAGAAGGACGAAGAAGACGACCAAGACGAGCCTAAAAAGAAGAAAAAGTCTAAAAAAGATAAGGATGAGGATGACGTAAAGGAATCCAAAAAATCCAAAAAAGACAAGGATGAAGACGACGCCAAGGAATCCAAGAAATCCAAAAAAGATAAAGACGACGACGATTCCGATTCTAAGAAGTCTAAAAAATCCAAGAAGGATAAGGACGATGATGGAGATTCTAAAAAATCTAAAAAGTCAAAGAAGTCTAAAGTAGACAAAGACGACGATGATGGAGACTCAAAGAAGTCTAAGAAATCCAAAAAGAAAAAGAAAGACGATTAATTCCGAACTTTCCATCTTCTGAAAACAAAAAGACCGGAGCCAAAACCCCGGTCTTTTTTATTATCTTCCGATTTTACGAAAAAATTAAAGATACGCTTCCGGAGGAAGGCAGGAACAAACCAGGTTCCTATCCCCATATACGTTATCTATTCTTCCTACATAAGGCCAGAACTTATGCTCTTTAGTCCAAGGAGCAGGATAAGCCGCTTTTTCTCTGGAATAAACATGGTCCCAATTGTCGGAGATTACCATCGCAGAAGTATGAGGTGCATTCTTAAGAGGATTATCTTTTGGATCAGCCTTGCCTTGTTCGATTTCTTGGATCTCTGAATGGATGGAGATCATCGCCTCACAGAAACGGTCCAATTCTTCTTGGGACTCCGATTCCGTTGGCTCTATCATCAAAGTCCCAGGCACAGGGAAGGACATGGTAGGCGCATGAAATCCGTAGTCCATCAGACGTTTTGCGACATCTTCTACTTCTATCCCGCTTGTCTTTTTGAAAGGTCTTACGTCCAGGATACATTCGTGAGCGACGAATCCGTTTTTCCCTTTGTAAAGGACAGGGAAATAATTTTCTAAACGTTTTGCGATATAGTTGGCGTTTAGGATAGCAGCCTTGGTTGCTTGCTCCAATCCTTCTGTTCCTAAGAGTGCAATGTAGACCCAAGAGATCAGAACGATACTTGCGCTTCCCCAAGGAGCTGCGGAAACTGCTCCATGTTCGTTTCCTGTTCCGTTATCTACAAGGGGGTGGCCTGGTAAGAACGGTTTCAGATGTTCTGCAACTCCGATCGGTCCGACTCCAGGTCCTCCTCCTCCGTGAGGAATACAGAAAGTTTTATGTAAGTTCAGATGGCAAACATCCGCTCCAATGTTCGCGGGTCTTGTGATCCCTACTTGAGCGTTCATATTTGCTCCATCCATATAAACCTGTCCTCCATTCTCATGGATGATGGAACAGATTTCCTTAATGGGCTCTTCATACACTCCATGTGTAGAAGGGTAGGTGATCATTAATGCGGCCAGGTCTTTAGAATGTTCTTTTGCTTTCGCTTTCAGATCTTCTAGGTCTACGTTACCTTCGGAATCGCAGGCAACCACTACCACTTTGAATCCTACCATCGCAGCAGAAGCTGGGTTGGTTCCATGCGCAGAGATCGGGATCAGACAAATATCTCTAGCCTTATCTCCTCTGCTAATATGATAGTTTCGGATCGCGAGCAGTCCTGCATATTCTCCCTGAGAACCTGCGTTTGGTTGGAGAGAAATTCCCGGGAATCCGGTGACTTGTGAAAGCCAAGATTCCAATTGGGAGAATACGGTTCTATATCCTTCTGTTTGGGTTGCCGGTGCGAATGGATGTATATTGGAGAACTCTGGCCAGGTTACAGGGAACATTTCCACTGTGGCATTGAGTTTCATTGTACAAGAGCCAAGAGGGATCATGGAAGTCGTAAGAGAAAGGTCTCTGGATTCCAATTTTCTAATATATCTCAGCATCTTTGTTTCTGTGTGATGTGAATTGAACACAGGATGTGTAAGATATTCGGAAGTTCGGACAAATTCGTTCGGGATAGAAATTCCTTCTAAGGAAAGGTCTATCTTGGAGATCCCGAATACGGAAAGAATATCTTCCAGATCGGAAACTTCTACAGTTTCGTCCAGAGCGATTGAAATTCTGCCTTGTCCTAAACTTCTGAAATTGATCTCCTTTTTAGAGGCTGCATCCAAGTAAGTTTGTACTTTGGATCCTAGATCTAAAACAATGGTATCGAAGAAGGTTTTGTTTTGGATCGCAAAGCCTGCCTTCTCCAAATTTTTTGCCAATGTTTCAGTCAATCTATGAACTCTAAAAGCGATATCTTTCAAGCCCTTAGGTCCATGATATACTGCATACATGGAAGAAAGAACTGCTAATAGAACTTGCGCAGTGCAGATATTAGAAGTCGCTTTATCTCTTCTGATATGTTGCTCTCTAGTTTGTAAAGAAAGTCTGAGTCCTGGATTTCCTTGGCTGTCTTTGGAAACTCCTACAAGTCTTCCAGGCATATGCCTTTTGAATTCGTCTTTGGTTGCAAAATAACCTGCATGAGGCCCGCCGAATCCATAAGGTAATCCGAATCTTTGGGAACTTCCTACTGCGATATCCGCTCCGAATTCTCCGGGAGCTTTTAAAACTGTGAGTGAAAGTAGATCCGCAGCACAGATTGTTAGAGCTCCAACATTATGAGCTAACTGGAAGAAACTTTCGTAATTATAAATTGTTCCTTCTGTCCCGGGATATTGTA
This genomic interval carries:
- a CDS encoding (2Fe-2S)-binding protein, producing MNSSDFNQIDLNALMRPRKVCVCNQVSEEDITNSIRRGNDTLGKLMRDTNCCTGCGTCRGRVLKLLSDTLTSKPQ
- a CDS encoding MFS transporter gives rise to the protein MQVTKRAPLREIFGWCMFDFANSSYTTVIITVIYCRVFAEVIVPTSSNPTNPYEDGNFLFGLALFFSYLLVVVTGPLFGAISDFSAKKKTFLFWSYISCVISTAAFWLVSTPGSWELGFGLIILSNFFFASGENFASSFLPHLGPKEELGKISGYAWGVGYMGGLLSVFLVQTFVAPSIDPAIYGSLRFVGPLTALFFLLAGIPTFLLLKEYQPAIKIPEGESYLTIGFKQLSESIKSIRHFKDLVIYLISLFFSMAALAIVIAFAFLYGNQEIKITSGQETALFILLQFFAMIGAIFFGFVQDKIGAKKTFNITLVFWILCLIGIYFVREITGFVNGLGVDISVQWVFVIFGTLAGSGVGSTQSASRAIVGVFSPESKSGEFFGLWGLSGKLAAAIGVFAIGILQKIFDLRNAFLVVAVFFFISLIINTFVNEKRGIEKAKDWERNGGH
- a CDS encoding biosynthetic peptidoglycan transglycosylase — its product is MNEGSHFLHRWFFLGIRSILVLVFLLLIYYQTFPEKRILFRENKLVYLPENLESVPLENDWVRLEELPPGSLEYLVEIEDYRFYRHSGYSLADIQSSVIQAVFLFRRLRGASTLDQQLARTLFLSRDKTLTRKLKEIRIAQALDEELGKKGVLEYYLNLVYWGRGLNGIYRSSKYYFNKHPGKLLPREFKALVQILKKPDAYSREEVRALSLEY
- a CDS encoding RibD family protein, which produces MSRTFLAVNMATTLDGKVCRPDGKWYGLSSRNDKRRMDQIRSEADALILGKNSILNDDPVTHLRYVESEKEPRAILLVRTGTLPSDKKVFHFSKVKPLLFCTSKNESQVRSELSEFAEILPLQGEDLDPEIVLKELEKRGYYKILLEGGPRLNDSFFRKGLVDRLYLTIVPFFIGQFGLPSITGGESAYHNFDKADWKLVSSEQKEQEVFLIYDKQNNPE
- the gcvP gene encoding aminomethyl-transferring glycine dehydrogenase, with product MSTATWNGSGKQTEMKNPLNPLDTFPRRHIGPDEEQTKEMLSTLGLSGLDELVAKAVPEGIRLEKALDLPKASTERKILNDLKKIASKNKLYRSYIGSGYQASVMPGVIQRNILENPGWYTAYTPYQAEISQGRLEALLNFQTMIMDLTGLEISNASLLDEATAAAEAVFLAFGIRKNETSRLLFISELCHPQTIDVVRTRALPLGIEVIVGNHLNAELNEDYFAVLVQYPGTEGTIYNYESFFQLAHNVGALTICAADLLSLTVLKAPGEFGADIAVGSSQRFGLPYGFGGPHAGYFATKDEFKRHMPGRLVGVSKDSQGNPGLRLSLQTREQHIRRDKATSNICTAQVLLAVLSSMYAVYHGPKGLKDIAFRVHRLTETLAKNLEKAGFAIQNKTFFDTIVLDLGSKVQTYLDAASKKEINFRSLGQGRISIALDETVEVSDLEDILSVFGISKIDLSLEGISIPNEFVRTSEYLTHPVFNSHHTETKMLRYIRKLESRDLSLTTSMIPLGSCTMKLNATVEMFPVTWPEFSNIHPFAPATQTEGYRTVFSQLESWLSQVTGFPGISLQPNAGSQGEYAGLLAIRNYHISRGDKARDICLIPISAHGTNPASAAMVGFKVVVVACDSEGNVDLEDLKAKAKEHSKDLAALMITYPSTHGVYEEPIKEICSIIHENGGQVYMDGANMNAQVGITRPANIGADVCHLNLHKTFCIPHGGGGPGVGPIGVAEHLKPFLPGHPLVDNGTGNEHGAVSAAPWGSASIVLISWVYIALLGTEGLEQATKAAILNANYIAKRLENYFPVLYKGKNGFVAHECILDVRPFKKTSGIEVEDVAKRLMDYGFHAPTMSFPVPGTLMIEPTESESQEELDRFCEAMISIHSEIQEIEQGKADPKDNPLKNAPHTSAMVISDNWDHVYSREKAAYPAPWTKEHKFWPYVGRIDNVYGDRNLVCSCLPPEAYL